The Haloplanus sp. CK5-1 genome segment GGGCCGATGGACGTCTTCGGCGAGGACGCCGACGGGCGCCCCGTCGTCGTCGAACTGAAGCGACGGCGGGTCGGGCCGGACGCGGTGGGGCAGCTCCGGCGGTACGTCGACGCCCTGGGTCGGGAGCTCGGCGACGACGAGGTCCGGGGGGTGCTGGTCGCCCCGTCGGTCACCGACCGCGCGGCGACGCTTCTGGACCGCGAGGGGCTCGAATTCGCACCACTCGACCCCGAGACCGGACGGCCGCCCGACGACGGGGCGTGAGACGGGGCGTCAACTCTGCACCATCCCCCGCGTTTAACACGGCTCTGGGCGGAACGTTGGACGGATGGATCTACACCACCGGACGATTCGACAGGACGTTCGCGAACTCGGCGAACTCCTCGGCGACGTACTGGAGGCACAGTCCTCGACGGCGGCGTTCGAGACCGTCGAGGGGCTGCGCGAGGCGGCCATCGACTACCGCGACGGGACGGCCGACTCGCGGGACGACCTCCACGCGACCCTCGACGGCCTCGACGCCGACCTCGAGGGCGCGACTGCGCGGGCGTTCACCGCGTACTTCGAACTCATCAACCTCGCGGAGGAACGCGAGCGGGTCCGCGACATTCGGCGCGACGCCCAGGAGGGGCGACTCGACGACAGTCAGACGGCGACGGTCGACTCGCTTGTCGACTCCGACGCCGACGCCGAGACGGTGCAGCGAGTGCTCGACGACGTCCTCATCGAACCGACGTTCACCGCCCACCCGACCGAGGCGCGCCGGAAGACGATCAAAGCGAAGCTCCGGACGATCACGACGCTCCTCGAATCCCTCGACGAACGCCGGTTGACCGACGCCGAGCGCCGGCGGGCGTGGGGGCAACTGGAGGCGGAGACGACGGGACTGTGGCAGACCCCACAGGTACGGGACCGGGCGCCCGAACCCGAGGACGAGGCCCGCAACGTCCAGTGGTACCTCGAGAACACGCTGTTCGACGTGGTCGGTGACGTCTACGCCAACTTGGAGGAGACCCTCGCCAACACCTACCCCTCCGTCGACGTGCCGAAACTGTTCGAGTTCCGCTCGTGGGCGGGGAGCGACCGCGACGGCAACCCGGCCGTGACCGTCGACGTGACGAGCGACACCTTGGAGCGCCAGCGGTCGGTCGTCCTCTCGAAGTACCGCGACGAACTGAAACGGCTCTCGGGCATCCTCAGTCAGGACGCCGCGTGGATCACGCCCGGCGAGCGGTTCGAGAGGGCCCTGCTCGACGACCGGGAGCGCCTCCCGGACGTGGCGAGCGAGGCCGAGGAGCGGTATCCCCACGAGTTCTACCGACAGAAACTCCGCTTGATGCGCGAGCGACTCGAACGGGTCGGCGACGTCCGCCCCGGAGGGTACGACGACGCCGACGAACTGCTCGACGACCTCGAGGCCATCGACGAGAGCCTGCGCCTCAACGACGCCGAGTCCATCGCGGACACCTACGTCGCGCCGTTGCTCCGGAAAGTCGACACGTTCGGCTTCGCGCTCGCCAGCCTCGACCTCCGCGACCACCGGGAGAACCACACCGAGGCGGTCGGCGAGTTGCTGGAGGCCCAAGGTGTCGCGTACCGCGACCGAGACGAGGCCGGGCGGGTCGAGGTCCTCACCGACGCCATCCTGCAGGACGCGCCGGTCGTCGACCTGTCCGACCCGGGCGACGTGGGCGAGACGACCGCCCGGGTGTGTGCACGCTTCGAGGCCCTCCGGGAGTGGCAACGGGAGTACGGCGCCGACGCCATCGACACCTACTGCATCAGCATGACCGAGGAGCCCAGCCACGTCCTCGAGGTGCTCTTCCTGGCCGACCAGGTCGACGTCGTCGACCTCCCGGAGTACAGCGGCCTCGACGTGGTCCCCCTGCTCGAGACCGAGAGCGCCCTCGACGGCGCGCACCGCATCATGGGGACGCTGTTCGAGAACGAGGCGTACGCGGCGGCGCTCGACTGCCGGGACACCACTCAGGAGATCATGCTGGGGTACTCCGACTCGAACAAGGAGAACGGCTTTCTCGCCGCCAACTGGGACCTCTACCGCAATCAGCGCCGCCTCGCCCGCATCACCGACGAGTTCGACGTGCAGATGCGTCTGTTCCACGGCCGTGGCGGGTCCATCTCGCGGGGCGGCGGTCCGATGCACGAGGCGATGCTCGCTCTCCCCATCGAGACGGTCACCGGCGAGATCAAGTTCACCGAACAGGGGGAGGCCATCGCGGAGAAGTACGGCAACCCCCGAATCGCCGAGCGCAACCTCGAACGCATGCTCGACGCGCAGATGCGCGCGCGCCACCAGTCGATGGTCGGTCCGGTCAAGGAGACGCCCGACGCCTGGACCGAGGCGATGGAGACGATGGCGACCGCGGCCCGCGAGGAGTACCGCGACCTGCTCGCCGCCGAGGGGTTCATCCCCTTCTTCGAGACGGCGACGCCGATCACCGTCATCGAGGATCTCAACCTGGGGTCGCGCCCGGCCTCGCGCTCCGACGAGCGGAGCGTCGAGGACCTCCGCGCCATCCCGTGGGTGTTCTCGTGGACGCAGTCGCGGTGCATCCTCCCCGGGTGGTACGGGGTGGCGACCGGGGTCGACGCCTACCTCGACGACGGCGGGTCGATCGACACCCTCCGGACGATGTACGAGCGGTGGCCCTTCTTCCGGACCACCCTCGACAACGCGGCACAGGCGATGGCGCGGACGGACATGGAGGTCGCCGAGGCGTACGCCGCCCTCGCGCCCGCCGACCTCCGCGACCGCTTCGTCCCACGGCTCCGTGACGAACACGACCGCGGCGTCGAGGCCGTCCTCGCGATCACGGAGCGTGACGGCCTCCTCCGGCGCGACTGGTTCCGGGAGAGCCTCGACCGGCGCAACCCCTACGTCGACCCGCTACACTTCCTGCAGATACGGTTGCTGGGCCGCGACGATCGGACGCCCTCCGAGGAGCGGACCCTCCGCCTGACGGTCAAGGGGATCGCGGCGGGGATGAAGAACACGGGGTGACGCAGCCACCGAGACGGCCGACCTCGGTCCGCTGACCCCGCAGTACGGCATCGAAGGGTTTATTCACCGCCTCGGCTTCGGCTTTGACAAGTAACCATGTCCGACAAACCCGCCTCCATGTACCGGGAGATCGACAAGCCATCGTACACGCGACGCGAGTACATCACGGGCATCCCGGGGTCGAAGATCGCACAGCACAACATGGGTAACCTCCAGACCGGGCCCGAGGACTACCCCGTCCACATCAGCCTCGAAGTCGAGGAGGAGTGCCAGCTCCGCCACGGCGCGCTCGAAGCCTCGCGCCTGTCGGCCAACCGCCGCCTCCTGAAGGAGGTCGGGCAGGAGAACTACAAGATGGTGCTCCGGAAGTTCCCCCACGAGGTCATCCGGGAGAACAAGCAGGCCACGGGGGCGGGCGCGGACCGCGTCTCCGACGGGATGCGGCAGGCGTTCGGCAAGCCGGTCGGGACGGCCGCCCGCATCGACGCCGACGAGACGATCTTCACCTGCTACTGCGATCCCGAGGACGCCGACACGGTCAAGGACGCCTTCCGCCGTTCGTACAACAAGATTTCGCCGCCGTGCCGCGTCGTCGTCGAACGGGGCGAACAGTTGCTGGTCGCGTAGCGACCCTCGGCATCGACGCCGCGGGATAGCGGCGACGTCGAGTCGCGGTGCTGCCGTCGGACGCGGCGTCTGCGAGGTCGGTCCGAGCGGAAGGCTTTTTTCTCGACGTGATGCATCGGTCGAGCATGGCAAAGCCCTCCACGTTCGGCTCGGGGCCCACCCCCTACGACATCTCCACGGTCGAGCTCGACGACGACCGCTACGAGGTCAAGCAGTCGGCGATCCGAAACAAGTACGTCGTCCGCGACAGCGCCGGTGACGTCGTCCTCCGCGGGAAGCAGAAACTGTTCAAGATGAAAGAGGAGTTCCCGTTCGTCACCGGCGACGGCGAGGACGCGTTCACGGTGAAGGCGGGCGGCGTCTTGGACATCGCGGGGAACTACGCCATCACGGACGCGGGCACCGGCGAGGAGGTCGTCGTCCTCGACGAGGACTTCTCGCTGTTCGTGGAGAACTGGACGATCCGGGACCCCGAGACGGGGGAAGCGCTTGCGACCATCCGTTCGAAGAACAAACTCCTCTCGGCGCTCCGGCATCTCGTCTCCGTCGCGAACCTCGTTCCGAACAAGTACGAGATATTCGACGGGAACGGCGATCACGTTGGCGACATCGAGGGGCAGTTCTCGCTTCGGGACACCTACACGGTCAGCATCGACGACGCCAGTAACGTCCCGAAGGAGGCGGTGGTCGCCGCCGCGTGCATCCTCGACGCCCTCGAAAACCAGTAGCCCCGTCCCCGTCGACCGAACGTACAAACCGCCGCCGTTCGTACGGTGGGTATGGCATCACTCGCCGACGAACCCTGCGAGGCGTGTACGAGCGACGACGACCCGCTGACCGCCGACGAGTACGAGACGTACCTCGGTGATCTCCGCGAGGACTGGGAGGTCGTCGACGATCACCACCTGCGGGCCGACTACGAGTTCGAGGACTTCCGTGACGCTTTGGAGTTCACCTACGAGATCGGCGAACTCGCCGAGGAGGAGTGGCACCACCCCGACATCGCGCTCGCGTGGGGGGAGGTTCAGGTGGAGATGTGGACCCACAAGATCGACGGCCTCCACAAGACCGACTTCGTGATGGCCGCGCGGATGGATCGCATCTACGAGGCGTACGATCCGGAGGCGTAGACGGACGTCGCCCACGCGCCAAGCCAAGCCCTTATGCGTCCGACGACACAGAATCCGGCATGGCAATCACTGCTGGCGACGCGGTCACCATCGCGTACACCGGTCGCCTCGA includes the following:
- the ppc gene encoding phosphoenolpyruvate carboxylase, encoding MDLHHRTIRQDVRELGELLGDVLEAQSSTAAFETVEGLREAAIDYRDGTADSRDDLHATLDGLDADLEGATARAFTAYFELINLAEERERVRDIRRDAQEGRLDDSQTATVDSLVDSDADAETVQRVLDDVLIEPTFTAHPTEARRKTIKAKLRTITTLLESLDERRLTDAERRRAWGQLEAETTGLWQTPQVRDRAPEPEDEARNVQWYLENTLFDVVGDVYANLEETLANTYPSVDVPKLFEFRSWAGSDRDGNPAVTVDVTSDTLERQRSVVLSKYRDELKRLSGILSQDAAWITPGERFERALLDDRERLPDVASEAEERYPHEFYRQKLRLMRERLERVGDVRPGGYDDADELLDDLEAIDESLRLNDAESIADTYVAPLLRKVDTFGFALASLDLRDHRENHTEAVGELLEAQGVAYRDRDEAGRVEVLTDAILQDAPVVDLSDPGDVGETTARVCARFEALREWQREYGADAIDTYCISMTEEPSHVLEVLFLADQVDVVDLPEYSGLDVVPLLETESALDGAHRIMGTLFENEAYAAALDCRDTTQEIMLGYSDSNKENGFLAANWDLYRNQRRLARITDEFDVQMRLFHGRGGSISRGGGPMHEAMLALPIETVTGEIKFTEQGEAIAEKYGNPRIAERNLERMLDAQMRARHQSMVGPVKETPDAWTEAMETMATAAREEYRDLLAAEGFIPFFETATPITVIEDLNLGSRPASRSDERSVEDLRAIPWVFSWTQSRCILPGWYGVATGVDAYLDDGGSIDTLRTMYERWPFFRTTLDNAAQAMARTDMEVAEAYAALAPADLRDRFVPRLRDEHDRGVEAVLAITERDGLLRRDWFRESLDRRNPYVDPLHFLQIRLLGRDDRTPSEERTLRLTVKGIAAGMKNTG
- a CDS encoding 50S ribosomal protein L16, whose product is MSDKPASMYREIDKPSYTRREYITGIPGSKIAQHNMGNLQTGPEDYPVHISLEVEEECQLRHGALEASRLSANRRLLKEVGQENYKMVLRKFPHEVIRENKQATGAGADRVSDGMRQAFGKPVGTAARIDADETIFTCYCDPEDADTVKDAFRRSYNKISPPCRVVVERGEQLLVA
- a CDS encoding 4a-hydroxytetrahydrobiopterin dehydratase, translated to MASLADEPCEACTSDDDPLTADEYETYLGDLREDWEVVDDHHLRADYEFEDFRDALEFTYEIGELAEEEWHHPDIALAWGEVQVEMWTHKIDGLHKTDFVMAARMDRIYEAYDPEA